Proteins from a single region of Megalopta genalis isolate 19385.01 chromosome 3, iyMegGena1_principal, whole genome shotgun sequence:
- the LOC117221952 gene encoding uncharacterized protein LOC117221952 isoform X2, with the protein MAELLKVYYPRYVDLHNYVPANNFTTKKENWNILNRKVLSKIDMKLSKDTINQLANYHPGVIEHLLLELRARLLRDPEHQDSLRRISEKEPIVESKNDADAEKERSISCSNDPDQSTPEGSLLKRIKTRLIFIFHWLCLWLRIWQHLPVIWHRGSQGAALSRRQDTSQNTNSEDVVSLQVCTELRQKLRAKDDLISSLNCKVAYLENAMRAQDLRISSLASRILQNAVDSEQLARNQTNAAMAKLRPRSATVREKVKVEE; encoded by the exons ATGGCGGAGCTCCTCAAGGTGTACTACCCCCGTTACGTCGACCTCCACAACTACGTGCCGGCGAACAATTTCACCACCAAAAAAGAGAACTGGAACATACTGAACCGAAAAGTCCTCAGCAAGATTGACATGAAACTGTCGAAGGACACGATCAACCAATTAGCGAACTATCATCCGGGGGTGATCGAACACTTGCTGCTGGAGCTTCGGGCCAGATTGCTGAGGGATCCCGAGCACCAGGACAGTTTGCGCCGCATCAGTGAAAAGGAACCGATCGTCGAAA GTAAAAACGACGCTGACGCCGAGAAAGAGAGATCGATCTCCTGTTCGAATGACCCCGATCAATCAACGCCGGAAGGATCGTTGCTGAAGCGCATTAAAACGCGGCTCATCTTTATTTTCCACTGGCTGTGTCTCTGGCTTCGCATCTGGCAGCACTTGCCGGTCATATGGCACCGAGGTTCAC AAGGCGCTGCCTTGTCCAGGAGGCAGGACACGTCGCAGAATACCAATTCGGAGGACGTCGTCTCCCTTCAAGTGTGCACGGAACTGCGGCAGAAGCTCCGCGCGAAGGACGACCTTATCTCCAGCTTGAACTGCAAGGTCGCGTACCTCGAGAACGCGATGAGGGCGCAGGACCTGAGGATATCGAGCCTGGCCTCGCGGATTTTGCAAAACGCCGTCGACTCGGAGCAACTGGCGAGGAACCAGACGAACGCCGCGATGGCCAAGCTTCGTCCTCGCTCGGCGACCGTTCGCGAGAAAGTGAAGGTGGAGGAATAA
- the LOC117221952 gene encoding uncharacterized protein LOC117221952 isoform X1: MRTSIKGLIYSIVEATERGSMATDGDEKITEEQKEQLHTWIAAIPFSKPSRNFVRDFADAVLMAELLKVYYPRYVDLHNYVPANNFTTKKENWNILNRKVLSKIDMKLSKDTINQLANYHPGVIEHLLLELRARLLRDPEHQDSLRRISEKEPIVESKNDADAEKERSISCSNDPDQSTPEGSLLKRIKTRLIFIFHWLCLWLRIWQHLPVIWHRGSQGAALSRRQDTSQNTNSEDVVSLQVCTELRQKLRAKDDLISSLNCKVAYLENAMRAQDLRISSLASRILQNAVDSEQLARNQTNAAMAKLRPRSATVREKVKVEE, from the exons ATGCGAACCTCGATTAAGGGCTTGATATATTCGATAGTAGAAGCCACCGAAAGGGGTAGCATGGCGACCGACGGGGATGAGAAAATCACGGAGGAGCAGAAGGAACAGTTGCACACGTGGATCGCCGCGATTCCATTCTCGAAACCGAGCAGAAATTTCGTGAGAGACTTTGCAGACGCCG TGCTGATGGCGGAGCTCCTCAAGGTGTACTACCCCCGTTACGTCGACCTCCACAACTACGTGCCGGCGAACAATTTCACCACCAAAAAAGAGAACTGGAACATACTGAACCGAAAAGTCCTCAGCAAGATTGACATGAAACTGTCGAAGGACACGATCAACCAATTAGCGAACTATCATCCGGGGGTGATCGAACACTTGCTGCTGGAGCTTCGGGCCAGATTGCTGAGGGATCCCGAGCACCAGGACAGTTTGCGCCGCATCAGTGAAAAGGAACCGATCGTCGAAA GTAAAAACGACGCTGACGCCGAGAAAGAGAGATCGATCTCCTGTTCGAATGACCCCGATCAATCAACGCCGGAAGGATCGTTGCTGAAGCGCATTAAAACGCGGCTCATCTTTATTTTCCACTGGCTGTGTCTCTGGCTTCGCATCTGGCAGCACTTGCCGGTCATATGGCACCGAGGTTCAC AAGGCGCTGCCTTGTCCAGGAGGCAGGACACGTCGCAGAATACCAATTCGGAGGACGTCGTCTCCCTTCAAGTGTGCACGGAACTGCGGCAGAAGCTCCGCGCGAAGGACGACCTTATCTCCAGCTTGAACTGCAAGGTCGCGTACCTCGAGAACGCGATGAGGGCGCAGGACCTGAGGATATCGAGCCTGGCCTCGCGGATTTTGCAAAACGCCGTCGACTCGGAGCAACTGGCGAGGAACCAGACGAACGCCGCGATGGCCAAGCTTCGTCCTCGCTCGGCGACCGTTCGCGAGAAAGTGAAGGTGGAGGAATAA
- the Prosalpha2 gene encoding proteasome alpha2 subunit: MASERYSFSLTTFSPSGKLVQIEYALAAVAAGAASVGIRASNGIVLATENKHKSILYDEHSVNKVEMITKHIGMTYSGMGPDYRLLVKQARKMAQQYLLVYQEPIPTAQLVQRVAILMQEYTQSGGVRPFGVSLLICGWDNGKPYLCQCDPSGAYFPWKATAMGKNFVNGKTFLEKRYSDSLELDDAVHTAILTLKESFEGQMTADNIEVGICDANGFRRLDPSSVKDYLANIP, from the exons ATGGCTTCGGAGCGTTACAGTTTCTCGTTAACAACTTTCAG CCCTTCGGGGAAGCTGGTGCAGATAGAATATGCCTTGGCTGCGGTCGCAGCTGGTGCGGCCAGCGTGGGTATCAGAGCATCCAACGGTATCGTGCTGGCCACCGAAAACAAGCATAAATCCATATTGTACGATGAACACAGCGTGAACAAAGTAGAGATGATTACAAAACACATCGGGATGACTTATAGTGGAATGGGACCAGACTATAGACTTTTAGTCAAACAAGCGCGTAAAATGGCTCAGCAGTATCTTCTTGTTTATCAAGAACCTATACCCACTGCCCAGTTGGTGCAGCGAGTTGCTATTCTTATGCAAGAATATACACAGTCTGG AGGAGTCAGGCCGTTCGGAGTATCTTTATTAATTTGTGGCTGGGACAATGGCAAACCGTATCTGTGCCAATGCGATCCCTCCGGTGCTTATTTCCCATGGAAAGCCACCGCCATGGGAAAGAACTTCGTGAACGGCAAAACTTTCCTCGAGAAAAGGTACAGCGACTCTCTGGAATTGGACGACGCCGTTCACACCGCTATTTTAACCCTGAAGGAGAGTTTCGAGGGTCAGATGACTGCAGATAATATAGAAGTTGGTATCTGCGATGCGAACGGTTTCAGGAGATTAGACCCCTCCAGCGTCAAGGACTACCTCGCCAATATCCCTTAA